A single genomic interval of Bradyrhizobium sp. AZCC 1693 harbors:
- a CDS encoding AAA family ATPase codes for MISRVFQNSDDQLDDTPAQPEEYISPAPRVSVQAFCASVAIATAVRAASEDRRLGKAHLSVHMGGLAAAIEAYHTAPTPNVILLETEAGRDILEGLDELATVCDAGTRVVVIGNANDVTPYRELVRRGVSDYVTGPVQPIDVVRAICGLYAASEAVAVGRIIAVVGAKGGVGASTVAHNVAWAIARDLALDSVVIDLDLAFGTASLDYNQDPVQGIANAVFQPERPDSAFMERLLAKCTDRLDLLAAPASLDQVYDFGADAFDAIFDTMRMTTPCIVLDVPHQWSAWTKRTLVGADDILIVAEPDLANMRNAKNMLNVLKAARPNDRPPLYCLNQVGMHKRPEISTREFAKAIESQPIAAIPFDSKMFGTAANNGQMIAQISAKHRTTQMFLQMAQRLTGHAVTKRSRTSFLAPILKKLQGTKARRA; via the coding sequence ATGATCAGCCGCGTCTTTCAAAACTCAGACGATCAACTCGACGACACGCCGGCGCAGCCCGAGGAATACATCTCGCCGGCGCCACGCGTATCGGTCCAGGCCTTTTGCGCCAGCGTCGCGATCGCAACCGCCGTGCGCGCGGCGAGCGAAGACCGCCGTCTCGGCAAGGCCCACCTTTCGGTTCACATGGGCGGCCTGGCCGCCGCCATCGAGGCCTACCACACGGCGCCGACTCCGAACGTCATTTTGCTGGAGACCGAAGCCGGCAGGGACATCCTCGAAGGGCTCGATGAACTTGCGACCGTCTGCGACGCAGGAACCCGCGTCGTCGTGATCGGCAACGCCAACGATGTCACGCCCTATCGTGAACTGGTGCGGCGCGGCGTTAGCGACTACGTGACCGGGCCGGTCCAACCGATCGACGTGGTGCGCGCAATCTGCGGTCTTTACGCGGCCTCAGAGGCTGTGGCCGTCGGCCGCATCATCGCCGTGGTCGGCGCCAAGGGCGGCGTCGGCGCCTCCACCGTCGCGCACAACGTGGCCTGGGCGATCGCCCGCGATCTCGCGCTCGATTCCGTCGTGATCGATCTCGACCTTGCCTTCGGCACCGCCAGCCTCGATTACAACCAGGATCCCGTTCAAGGCATCGCCAACGCGGTCTTTCAGCCGGAACGTCCGGACTCCGCCTTCATGGAGCGCCTGCTGGCGAAATGCACCGACCGCCTCGACCTGCTGGCGGCGCCCGCATCATTGGACCAGGTCTATGATTTCGGCGCCGATGCGTTCGATGCGATCTTCGATACGATGCGCATGACCACCCCCTGCATCGTGCTCGACGTCCCCCATCAATGGTCGGCGTGGACCAAGCGCACGCTGGTCGGCGCTGACGACATTCTGATCGTCGCCGAGCCAGATCTCGCCAACATGCGCAACGCCAAGAACATGCTGAACGTGCTGAAGGCGGCGCGGCCCAACGACCGGCCACCGCTCTATTGCCTCAACCAGGTCGGCATGCACAAGCGTCCGGAGATCTCCACGCGCGAATTCGCCAAGGCGATCGAGAGCCAGCCGATCGCGGCCATTCCGTTCGACTCGAAGATGTTCGGCACCGCCGCCAACAACGGCCAGATGATCGCGCAGATATCCGCCAAGCATCGCACCACCCAGATGTTCCTGCAGATGGCGCAGCGCCTGACCGGCCATGCCGTGACCAAGCGATCCCGGACTTCGTTCCTGGCGCCGATCCTCAAGAAACTGCAAGGCACGAAGGCTCGCAGGGCCTGA
- a CDS encoding type II and III secretion system protein family protein produces the protein MKFGENQSAMRTVAARTLLLSAAAALTLAPLLPVVAAESDKDPVTTSAIGPVKMRFLALGIGKSVVVDLPRDVKDVLVADPKIANAVVRSSQRAYIIGGAVGQTNVVFFDAEGQQVASYDIAVKRDLNGVRAALKQTLPGIQIEGVGDSVVLTGSVSSPVEAQQAGEIAARLVGGAEKVVNSVVVRGRDQVMLKVTVAEVRRDIVKQLGVDLSASMNYGTAAVVFNNSNPFTANSAPLVSGNGLAAAALNKAGLPSVTATLRAMESAGVVRTLAEPNLTAISGESATFISGGEFPIPTGVTCQTSTTGVIGQCVQTVSFKKFGISLNFTPVVLTEGRISLRVMTEVSEVSTENALQGGAGGTTIPSIKTRRAETTLEIPSGGSVAMAGLIQEQTKQAINGLPGADQIPILGGLFRSQDYVNHQTELMVIVTPYVVRAVAQKELSRPDDGFAPASDSQSALLGRINRIYGVAARVDPVAGMQGNFGFIID, from the coding sequence ATGAAGTTTGGGGAAAATCAGTCAGCGATGCGAACCGTAGCGGCGCGCACCCTGTTATTGTCGGCCGCCGCCGCGCTGACGCTCGCTCCGCTGCTGCCCGTCGTCGCCGCCGAGTCCGACAAGGATCCCGTGACGACCTCCGCCATCGGCCCGGTCAAGATGCGCTTCCTGGCGCTCGGCATCGGCAAGTCGGTGGTCGTCGACCTGCCGCGCGACGTGAAGGATGTGCTGGTTGCCGACCCGAAGATCGCCAACGCCGTCGTTCGTTCCTCGCAACGCGCCTATATCATCGGCGGCGCGGTCGGTCAGACCAACGTCGTGTTTTTCGATGCCGAAGGCCAGCAGGTCGCCTCCTACGACATCGCGGTCAAGCGTGACCTCAACGGTGTGCGCGCCGCGCTGAAGCAGACCCTGCCCGGCATCCAGATCGAGGGCGTCGGCGACAGCGTCGTCCTGACCGGCTCCGTATCCTCTCCAGTCGAGGCCCAGCAAGCCGGCGAGATCGCGGCGCGGCTGGTCGGCGGCGCCGAAAAGGTTGTCAACTCGGTCGTCGTCCGCGGCCGCGACCAGGTGATGCTCAAGGTCACCGTCGCGGAAGTGCGGCGGGACATCGTCAAGCAATTGGGTGTCGATCTCAGTGCCAGCATGAACTACGGCACCGCGGCGGTCGTTTTCAACAATAGCAATCCGTTCACCGCCAACAGTGCTCCGCTCGTCTCCGGCAACGGCTTGGCTGCGGCGGCCTTGAACAAAGCTGGTCTGCCATCGGTCACCGCGACCCTGCGCGCGATGGAGAGCGCGGGCGTGGTGCGGACGCTGGCGGAGCCAAACCTGACGGCGATCTCCGGCGAGTCCGCGACATTCATTTCAGGCGGCGAATTTCCCATTCCGACCGGCGTAACCTGCCAAACGTCGACGACGGGTGTGATCGGACAGTGCGTCCAGACGGTCAGCTTCAAGAAATTCGGCATCTCGCTCAACTTCACCCCGGTGGTGCTAACCGAGGGACGGATCAGCCTGAGGGTGATGACCGAAGTGTCGGAAGTCTCGACCGAAAACGCTTTGCAGGGCGGTGCCGGCGGAACAACGATTCCCTCGATCAAGACGCGTCGCGCGGAAACCACGCTGGAAATTCCGTCCGGCGGCTCGGTCGCGATGGCGGGACTGATCCAGGAACAAACCAAACAGGCCATCAACGGATTGCCCGGCGCGGACCAGATACCGATTCTTGGAGGGCTTTTCAGAAGCCAGGACTACGTCAACCATCAGACCGAGCTGATGGTCATCGTGACGCCCTATGTCGTCCGCGCGGTGGCACAGAAGGAATTGTCGCGGCCCGATGACGGCTTTGCGCCGGCATCCGATTCGCAGTCCGCTTTGCTCGGGCGCATCAACCGGATCTACGGGGTCGCCGCCCGCGTCGATCCCGTCGCCGGGATGCAGGGCAATTTCGGCTTCATCATTGATTGA
- a CDS encoding tetratricopeptide repeat protein, whose protein sequence is MRQKLLYPSRVARLLACTSTLILALGLGACQTSGLSDITGSIDEKADTGRASDPRRDAELYQERYRANPKDADAALKYGKALRASGQRAQAVAVLEQATIAHPGNKLLLAAYGRALADNGNFQQAFDVLGRAHSPDDPDWRLLSAQGATLDQLGRYEEARQYYSSALKIVPGQPSVLSNLGLSYVLSKELPKAEETLRRAHGLAPTDPRVRANLALVVGLQGRFADAEKIVKADLPPAEAAANVALLKQILSRKEKENARAEVAKMPIAAAGRTD, encoded by the coding sequence ATGCGACAGAAGTTGCTCTATCCATCCCGCGTTGCGCGACTTCTTGCGTGCACATCGACCCTGATCCTGGCGTTGGGGCTTGGCGCTTGCCAGACCTCGGGACTATCGGACATTACCGGCTCGATCGACGAGAAGGCCGACACCGGCCGCGCCAGCGATCCGCGCCGCGACGCCGAGCTCTACCAGGAACGCTATCGCGCCAATCCGAAGGATGCTGACGCCGCGCTGAAATACGGCAAGGCGCTGCGCGCGTCAGGACAGCGGGCGCAGGCGGTTGCGGTGCTCGAACAGGCCACCATCGCCCATCCCGGCAACAAGCTGCTGCTCGCCGCCTACGGCCGCGCGCTGGCGGACAACGGCAATTTCCAGCAGGCCTTCGACGTGCTCGGCCGTGCCCACAGCCCCGACGATCCCGATTGGCGGCTGCTCTCGGCGCAGGGAGCGACACTGGACCAGCTCGGCCGCTACGAGGAGGCACGGCAATATTATTCGAGCGCGCTGAAGATCGTGCCCGGCCAGCCGTCGGTGCTGTCCAATCTCGGACTGTCCTACGTGCTCTCGAAAGAGCTGCCAAAGGCCGAGGAGACGCTGCGCCGCGCCCACGGCCTTGCGCCGACCGATCCGCGCGTACGTGCCAACCTGGCGCTGGTGGTTGGCCTGCAGGGCCGTTTCGCCGATGCCGAAAAGATCGTGAAGGCCGATCTGCCGCCCGCCGAGGCTGCAGCCAATGTCGCGCTGTTGAAGCAGATATTGTCGCGCAAGGAAAAAGAGAATGCGCGAGCCGAAGTCGCGAAGATGCCGATCGCGGCCGCCGGACGCACCGACTAG
- a CDS encoding CpaD family pilus assembly protein, producing MTTKIPLHRAKALPTLGALLGLSAALGACVPHTTEIVTSSVDYRHRHPIAVTEADRSIVVFVGHARGGLSGSQRTDVMGLAQTWVREGTGAVIADVPIDTPNARAAAASFREIQSVLMAGGVPSRAITLRHYRPDDPRTLPTIRLSYPKITAVAGPCGLWPQDLGPNIDNVAYSENRPYHNFGCATQRNLAAMIDNPADLEQPRPESPAYTPRRDIAFEKYRKGVPTATTYPEADKAKLSDSGK from the coding sequence ATGACAACGAAAATTCCGCTCCATCGCGCCAAGGCCTTGCCGACGCTTGGCGCCCTGCTCGGCCTTTCGGCGGCGCTCGGCGCCTGCGTGCCGCACACCACGGAAATCGTCACCTCCAGCGTTGATTACCGCCACCGTCATCCGATCGCGGTGACCGAAGCCGACCGCTCGATCGTGGTGTTCGTCGGTCATGCCCGCGGCGGCCTCTCCGGGTCGCAACGCACCGACGTCATGGGACTGGCGCAGACCTGGGTGCGTGAAGGCACCGGCGCTGTTATCGCCGATGTCCCGATCGATACGCCGAACGCGCGCGCGGCCGCGGCGTCGTTCCGGGAAATCCAGTCGGTGCTGATGGCGGGCGGCGTGCCCTCGCGCGCCATCACGCTGCGTCACTACCGCCCCGACGATCCCCGTACGCTGCCGACGATCCGGCTCAGCTATCCGAAGATTACAGCCGTGGCCGGACCTTGCGGCCTGTGGCCGCAAGACCTCGGACCGAACATCGACAATGTCGCTTACAGTGAAAATCGCCCGTACCACAATTTCGGCTGCGCCACCCAGCGCAACCTTGCTGCGATGATCGACAATCCTGCCGATCTCGAACAGCCGCGCCCCGAGAGCCCCGCCTATACGCCACGGCGCGATATCGCCTTTGAAAAATACCGCAAGGGCGTTCCGACAGCGACCACCTATCCCGAAGCCGACAAGGCCAAACTCAGCGATTCAGGCAAATGA